A window of Minwuia thermotolerans contains these coding sequences:
- a CDS encoding glycosyltransferase family 4 protein codes for MGHKRMLVLCPFPQGVAAGQRLKYEQYFDRWRADGWEIEVSPFMDDAMWKVIYQPGHTRAKIAGVLRGHLRRLRDLFRVRRYDLVYVFMFVTPFLTSGMERTVRALARRIIYDVEDNILIEQNLPKHMNPNPVARLIKGPGKARFLIRTADHVIASSPFLNDFCLRINAAAACSYVSSSVDVERFQPATRYSNDQPVTIGWTGTFSSKIYLDQLRGVFARLAERVPFKLRVIGNFDYELPGIALEVVRWSAENEVRDLQALDIGIYPLPIDDWVLGKSGLKAIQYMAFGLPCVATEVGTTPMLITDRVNGRLVKTEDEWVEALEELVRDPELRRRLGERAREDAVANYSLQAVGRDYDKVLKDVMQKVT; via the coding sequence ATGGGGCACAAGAGGATGCTCGTGCTTTGTCCCTTTCCCCAAGGTGTGGCCGCGGGACAGCGCCTAAAATATGAGCAATATTTCGATCGCTGGCGCGCTGACGGATGGGAGATCGAGGTCTCCCCTTTCATGGATGACGCGATGTGGAAAGTCATCTATCAGCCCGGCCATACCCGTGCCAAAATCGCGGGCGTGCTGCGCGGCCACCTGCGCCGATTGCGTGACCTCTTTCGCGTGCGGCGCTATGATCTGGTCTATGTCTTCATGTTTGTCACGCCTTTCCTTACCAGCGGGATGGAACGGACGGTTCGTGCGCTAGCAAGACGCATCATCTACGATGTCGAAGACAACATCTTGATAGAGCAGAACCTGCCTAAGCATATGAACCCCAATCCGGTCGCGCGGTTGATCAAGGGTCCGGGCAAGGCACGTTTCCTGATTCGAACCGCAGATCACGTCATTGCTTCTTCGCCCTTTCTCAATGACTTTTGTCTAAGGATCAACGCGGCGGCCGCTTGCAGCTATGTGTCGTCTTCAGTCGATGTAGAGCGCTTCCAACCCGCGACACGCTACTCCAACGATCAACCTGTCACCATCGGCTGGACCGGCACCTTTTCGTCGAAGATCTATCTTGATCAGTTGCGTGGAGTATTCGCCCGCCTCGCCGAACGGGTGCCGTTCAAACTACGGGTGATCGGAAATTTCGATTACGAGCTGCCCGGCATCGCTCTCGAAGTCGTTCGGTGGAGCGCCGAGAACGAGGTGCGCGACCTTCAGGCGTTGGACATCGGCATCTATCCTCTGCCAATCGATGATTGGGTGCTGGGCAAAAGCGGCCTCAAGGCGATCCAGTACATGGCCTTCGGCCTGCCGTGCGTCGCGACCGAGGTTGGCACCACGCCGATGCTGATCACCGACCGGGTCAATGGGCGGCTGGTGAAAACCGAAGACGAGTGGGTCGAAGCGCTGGAAGAACTGGTGCGCGATCCGGAGTTACGCCGGCGACTGGGTGAGCGGGCGCGGGAGGATGCAGTGGCAAACTACTCGCTGCAAGCCGTTGGCAGAGATTACGACAAAGTTCTTAAAGACGTGATGCAGAAGGTGACATGA
- a CDS encoding SDR family oxidoreductase: MIKGKRIYIAGSGGMLGEAFHKVYGADNILRCTDKNVNDHWLEFLDFRDDKAYMRDVEAFQPDYLFHLGAHTSLEYCEEHPDDAYATNTIAVETAVHIANKLDIPLLYISTAGVFDGRKETYDDWDDPAPLSHYARSKFMGERFVTQNLRRFLVCRAGWMMGAGPSKDKKFIQKIMAQVKAGKTELHVVDDKLGTPTYTHDFARNVALLLGREYWGVYNMVCGGETGRLEVAQELTRIIGKEAEIVVIPVSSDFFATEYFAARPASERLITKKLELRGCNIMRDWRVCLREYLDEYYQGYLD; encoded by the coding sequence ATGATCAAGGGCAAGCGCATCTACATTGCGGGATCAGGCGGAATGCTGGGCGAAGCGTTCCACAAAGTCTACGGTGCCGACAACATCCTCCGCTGTACCGACAAAAACGTAAACGATCACTGGCTGGAATTTCTCGATTTCCGCGATGATAAAGCTTATATGCGCGATGTTGAGGCATTCCAGCCCGACTACCTTTTCCATCTCGGCGCACATACGTCCCTGGAATATTGCGAAGAACACCCAGACGACGCCTATGCCACCAATACCATCGCGGTTGAGACGGCGGTGCATATCGCCAATAAGCTAGATATCCCGCTCCTCTATATCTCGACCGCGGGGGTCTTCGATGGCCGGAAAGAAACATATGACGATTGGGACGATCCTGCGCCGCTGAGCCATTACGCGCGCTCGAAATTCATGGGCGAGCGCTTCGTCACGCAGAACCTGCGCCGCTTTCTGGTCTGCCGTGCGGGCTGGATGATGGGGGCCGGCCCCTCTAAGGATAAGAAGTTCATCCAGAAAATCATGGCGCAGGTGAAGGCTGGCAAGACTGAGTTGCATGTCGTTGATGATAAGCTCGGCACGCCTACCTACACCCACGATTTCGCCCGCAATGTGGCGCTATTGCTAGGACGCGAATATTGGGGCGTGTACAACATGGTCTGTGGTGGGGAGACTGGCCGGCTCGAGGTCGCGCAGGAACTGACCCGGATAATCGGCAAGGAAGCTGAGATCGTCGTAATACCGGTATCGTCAGACTTCTTTGCCACGGAATATTTCGCCGCTCGCCCGGCGTCCGAGCGGCTGATCACCAAGAAGCTCGAATTGCGCGGCTGCAATATCATGCGCGACTGGCGGGTGTGCCTGCGCGAATATCTTGACGAATACTACCAAGGTTACCTGGATTAA
- the asnB gene encoding asparagine synthase (glutamine-hydrolyzing): protein MCGIAGLLAKPGTGTDWLAAGGLEKMAARLFHRGPDDHGLWIDVSSGIGLAHRRLAVIDLSAAGAQPMASCDGRLVLVYNGEIYNHLDLRDELAVGVGSIAWRGHSDTETLLMGICRWGLAETLRKAAGMFALALWDSREGVLSLARDRMGEKPLHVAKLKKGWAFASELQAFRAVPDFAPVLDGGALTEFLATGVVSDRMCIWKDVRKVRPGSILQIKPQTGEERIFDYNSFTDLVRAGRNGGRRGRIEPNPADKVEEVLKNVIRSQMISDVPLGCFLSGGIDSSLVAALMRQCADRPIRTFTIAFDDFGYDESVHAERIAEHLGMDHNTYRLHEEDALEIIPDLGRVYGEAFADSSQIPTLLLCRRAREHVTVALTGDGGDEIFGGYNRHVMVPRLWARMARIPAPLRRHAGFIGKIIQRVGGGSSGVMRALVRRAGLPTTTLDRASRFGEIAARATSFAELYWALTRHMDDPTLLLASPETERCDFAPPGLDELVPEEWLMAMDTLTYLPGDILVKVDRAAMSASLETRAPYLDRRTVEAAWSLPLEARIRNGNGKRVLRDILYRYVPQALLERPKQGFAVPIDRWLRGPLMSWADKLLSRDLIEEYGVLASEPVEMLWSVHKKNRANHGATLWSLLMLQAWLQEQAAQAECREVVIL from the coding sequence ATGTGCGGGATTGCCGGTCTCCTTGCGAAACCGGGAACAGGAACCGATTGGCTTGCTGCGGGCGGGTTGGAGAAAATGGCGGCGCGCCTTTTTCATCGTGGCCCGGACGACCACGGTTTGTGGATAGACGTGTCAAGCGGGATTGGGCTGGCGCACCGGCGCCTTGCGGTCATTGACCTCTCCGCGGCTGGCGCCCAGCCCATGGCGTCATGCGACGGCCGCTTGGTGCTCGTCTACAATGGCGAAATTTACAATCACCTGGACCTCAGGGATGAACTGGCTGTAGGCGTGGGCAGCATTGCTTGGCGCGGCCATTCCGACACAGAAACTCTTCTCATGGGCATTTGCCGGTGGGGACTTGCGGAAACTCTGCGCAAGGCAGCGGGAATGTTTGCCCTGGCGCTCTGGGACAGCCGCGAGGGCGTGCTGTCGCTTGCGCGTGATCGCATGGGGGAAAAGCCCCTACATGTCGCGAAACTGAAAAAAGGTTGGGCATTCGCCTCCGAGCTGCAGGCGTTTCGGGCTGTGCCGGACTTCGCGCCGGTTTTGGATGGAGGCGCCTTGACGGAATTCCTGGCGACCGGCGTGGTTTCCGACAGAATGTGTATCTGGAAGGATGTACGAAAGGTCCGTCCGGGATCCATTCTTCAGATAAAGCCGCAAACCGGCGAGGAACGTATTTTCGACTACAACAGTTTTACCGATCTCGTGCGCGCCGGACGCAATGGGGGCCGGAGAGGCCGCATCGAACCAAACCCTGCTGACAAGGTTGAGGAGGTTCTAAAGAACGTCATCAGGTCCCAGATGATCAGTGACGTGCCGCTCGGTTGCTTTCTGTCCGGAGGCATCGACTCCTCCCTGGTCGCGGCCCTCATGCGGCAATGCGCCGATCGCCCGATCAGGACATTTACGATCGCCTTTGACGATTTTGGGTACGACGAGAGTGTCCATGCCGAGCGCATTGCAGAGCATCTTGGAATGGATCACAACACGTATCGCCTCCACGAGGAAGACGCGCTCGAGATCATTCCCGATCTGGGAAGGGTCTACGGCGAAGCCTTCGCGGATTCCTCTCAAATACCGACGCTTCTTCTTTGCCGTCGTGCGCGTGAGCATGTTACAGTGGCCCTGACCGGCGACGGCGGCGACGAGATTTTCGGCGGTTACAACAGGCATGTCATGGTGCCGCGACTCTGGGCGCGGATGGCGCGTATTCCGGCGCCATTGCGTCGACATGCAGGTTTCATTGGAAAGATCATACAGAGGGTCGGGGGTGGCAGCTCAGGCGTGATGCGCGCCCTCGTGCGCCGCGCCGGCTTGCCGACAACGACACTCGACAGGGCGAGTCGTTTCGGTGAAATTGCGGCGCGCGCAACATCGTTTGCGGAACTTTACTGGGCCCTGACTCGTCATATGGATGATCCGACTTTGCTTCTGGCCTCCCCGGAAACCGAAAGATGCGATTTCGCCCCGCCGGGGCTCGATGAACTCGTCCCTGAGGAGTGGCTGATGGCGATGGACACGCTCACCTATCTGCCGGGTGACATCCTTGTCAAAGTGGACCGTGCGGCGATGAGCGCCTCGCTTGAAACCCGTGCGCCCTATCTCGACAGGCGGACGGTCGAGGCGGCTTGGTCATTGCCACTGGAGGCCCGGATCCGGAACGGCAACGGCAAGCGCGTCCTCAGGGATATCCTCTACCGCTATGTTCCACAGGCGCTGCTGGAGCGTCCGAAACAGGGTTTCGCCGTTCCGATTGATCGCTGGCTGCGTGGTCCGTTGATGTCCTGGGCTGACAAGCTTTTGTCCAGGGATCTCATCGAGGAATACGGTGTCCTGGCGAGCGAGCCGGTGGAGATGCTCTGGTCTGTGCACAAGAAGAACCGCGCCAATCACGGTGCTACGTTGTGGTCGCTCCTCATGCTGCAGGCCTGGTTGCAGGAACAGGCCGCTCAGGCGGAATGCCGCGAGGTCGTGATACTTTGA
- a CDS encoding EpsG family protein, with amino-acid sequence MTYYGAYAALLLAAYLGRSGRDLRQVLYWFILIGLFLFVGFRFEVGCDWIGYLINYNYPIVTTYSEALATREAGHWGLILLLRDLGVPYQYLNAVTAGLFFLGLHVFARRQLDPLAFLVLCFPILIINMPMAAIRQGAAIGFMCLAYTAFIDRRLAVYVAWVLLGATFHSSILLFLAFAPFVVGRFNRENVLIAAILALPGLYLLSLTEAAGIAESRYIETELEASGAVFRLAILGLTGLFFLLALAPDWRRKFPDDYKLAAMGAWAMISVLSLLLVSTVIGDRFGYYLIPVQAMIFARIPYLSLATSRQFFTIMPYAALTFVFVVWTQLSWHFEQCYIPYRFGFG; translated from the coding sequence TTGACCTATTACGGCGCCTATGCCGCATTGTTGTTGGCTGCCTATCTGGGGCGGTCTGGACGCGATCTCCGACAAGTCCTCTACTGGTTCATTTTGATCGGCCTTTTTCTCTTCGTTGGCTTTCGGTTCGAAGTCGGCTGCGACTGGATAGGGTATTTGATCAATTACAACTACCCGATTGTGACCACATATAGCGAGGCTCTCGCGACCCGGGAGGCAGGACACTGGGGGCTCATCCTGCTCCTGCGCGATTTGGGAGTGCCGTACCAGTATCTGAATGCCGTGACCGCGGGCCTGTTTTTCCTCGGGCTGCATGTCTTCGCGCGACGCCAGCTCGACCCGCTCGCGTTTCTTGTCCTTTGCTTTCCGATACTGATCATCAACATGCCGATGGCCGCGATCCGCCAAGGTGCCGCGATCGGCTTTATGTGCCTTGCTTACACCGCCTTCATCGATCGTCGACTTGCGGTATATGTAGCATGGGTCCTCCTTGGCGCAACCTTTCACTCAAGTATCCTGCTGTTCCTTGCCTTCGCGCCCTTTGTTGTTGGCCGGTTCAACCGGGAGAATGTTCTGATCGCGGCGATCCTTGCCCTTCCTGGCCTCTATCTTCTGTCGCTGACAGAAGCGGCCGGCATTGCAGAAAGCCGTTACATCGAAACCGAATTGGAGGCTTCCGGTGCGGTCTTCCGACTTGCCATTCTCGGGCTAACCGGACTGTTTTTTCTTTTGGCGCTGGCGCCTGACTGGCGCCGAAAATTCCCGGATGACTATAAGCTTGCAGCCATGGGGGCTTGGGCGATGATCTCCGTTCTTTCGCTGCTTTTGGTCTCGACTGTCATCGGGGATCGTTTCGGTTACTATCTCATCCCGGTCCAGGCGATGATCTTCGCGCGCATACCGTACCTGTCCTTGGCGACAAGCCGGCAATTCTTCACTATCATGCCCTATGCGGCACTGACCTTTGTTTTCGTCGTCTGGACGCAGTTATCTTGGCACTTCGAACAGTGTTACATTCCGTATCGGTTTGGCTTCGGTTGA